The sequence below is a genomic window from bacterium.
ATCAGCTCCCACGCCCAGACGATGGCGTCGCGCTTGAAGTAGTCGCCGAACGAGAAGTTCCCGAGCATCTCGAAGAAGGTGTGGTGCCGCGGGGTGCGGCCGACCTCCTCGAGGTCGTTGTGCTTGCCGGAGACGCGCAGGCACTTCTGCGCCGACGTCGCCCGCGTGTAGGGACGCTTCTCGTGGCCGCGGAAGACCTCCTTGAACTGGTTCATTCCCGCGTTGGCGAAGAGCAGCGTCGGATCGGCGGGCAGGACGAGCGGCGAGGAAGGAACGATCTGGTGTCCCTTGCCGGCGAAGAAGTCAAGGAAGGTCCGTCTCACGTCGCTCGAAAGCATCGTCTTCGTCCTCGCCGGGGGGCGGCAGTTCGTCCGCCGGCGCCCCGGCCCGCTCCAAGGCGGCCAGCGCCTCGGCGGAGGAAAAACCGGCGCGCCTGAGCCGCCGGTACAGTTTTTCGCGCTCCCGCCGGTCCTGCGGCGCGCCGCCGCGGACCAGCCGCGCCGTCGCGCGGTCCACCGCGTCGCGCGAGGCCTCGGGAGTGAAGGCCGCGGCGACCGCCTCGGCCGCCAGTTCGCGGGGAACGCCGCGCCGGGCCAAGTCGGCCGAGACGCGGGCCGCGCCGCGGCGTCCGTCCTCCGCGAAGCGGCGGGCGAGATTATAGGCAAGGGCGCGGTCGTCAACGAGGCCGACGGCCTCGAGGCGGTCGAGCGTCGCCGCGACGGCATCCGCGTCGAACCCCTTGAGGCGCAACTTCCCCGCCAACTCGCGGCGGGTCAGCGCCCGCCGGTCGAGCGCGGCGAGCGCCGCCTCGCGCGGGTCGGTCTTGGGGTCCATGCGCCGAGGATACGCGCCCCGGCGCGTCCTGTCCGCGGACCGAAGGTCAGCGCTTCGGCGGCGGCGGCGGGAAGTCGAGGTCGCCGAAGCCGCCCGAGCCGGGGCGGGTCGGCGCGACGATCTTGATCGGCGCGTTCGGGTCCTGCGCGAGGACGGCGGCTGCGGCGGCGCCGGCGAGCGACTCCTCCATCTCGCCGCGCGCGGCCTGCGCGGTGGACTCGATCCCCTCCATCCGCAGCCGCAGCTCGTCGCGGTTCGTCGCCTTGGCCATCGCCTCCTCGCGCGTGATCAGGCCGGCCGACCAGAGGCCGTAGAGCGACTGGTCGAAGGTCTGCATCCCGTACTGCGAGGTGCCCTGCGCGATCGCGTCCCGGATCAGCTTCGTCTTGTCCTTGTTCTCGACGCACTCCTGGATGTAGGGCGTCGAGCGCATCACCTCGACCGCGGGGACGCGCCCCTGGCCGTCGGCGCGCGCCACGAGGCGCATCGAGATCGAGGCCTTGAGGACCGCGCCGAGCTGGATGCGGATCTGCTTCTGCTGGTGCGGCGGGAAGACGGAGATGATGCGGTTGATGGTCTCCGTGGCGTCGAGCGTGTGCAGCGTCGAGAGCACCAGGTGGCCGGTTTCGGCGGCGAGGAGCGCCGTCTCGATCGTCTCGAAGTCGCGCATTTCGCCGACGAGGACGACGTCGGGGTCCTGGCGCAGCGCGGAGCGGAGCGCGTCGGCGAACGACTTCGTGTCCACGTCCACTTCGCGCTGGTTGACGAGCGACTTCTTGTCGCGGTGCAGGAACTCGATCGGGTCCTCGATCGTCATGATGTGCTCGGACCGGACCGAGTTGATGTAGTCGATCATCGCGGCGAGGGTCGTCGACTTTCCCGACCCGGTGGAGCCGGTGACGAGGATCAGGCCGCGCGACTCGGAGGCGATCGTCTCGATCACCGGCGGGAGCATCAGTTCCCGCACGGTGAGGATCTTCACCGGGATGACGCGGGCGACGAGCCCGACGGCGCCGCGCTGCTGGAAGCAGTTGACGCGGAACCGCCCCAGGCCGGGGACGGAGTACGCCATGTCGATCTCGAAGTTCTCCTTGAACCTCTGCTTCTGGCGCGCGTTCATGATGCTGAAGGCCAACGCGACGGTGTCTTCCTGCATCAGCCTGGCGTGCTCGGTCATCGCCAAAAGCCGCCCGTCCACCCGGATCACGGGGTAGGCGCCGACCTTGAGGTGGAGGTCGGACGCGCCCTTCTCGACGGCGGACTTGAGCAGATCGTTGATGTGCATCGGGTCCTCGGCCGCGCCGGCGCCCCCGCCTCGGGCGGGCGGAGGGCGGACGCAGGAAGTGAATTTAGTTTCCCGCCGCTGATTATTCACGGAACGGCCCGCCGCGGAGAGGGGCGACGGGGACGCGGCGAAAAAAAGCCGCCGGGCGCGGGGCCCGGCGGCTTCGAGCTAAACGGACGCGGATCAGCCGCGGACGGGGGTGAGCCAGTCGTTGTGCTTCGGCGACTCGCCCTTCACCGCCGCGAAGAACGCGGTCTGGATCTTCTCGGTGACCGGGCCGCGGCGGCCGATGCCGACCTGGACGTGGTCCACGGAGCGGATCGGGGTGACCTCGGCGGCCGAACCGGTGAAGAAGACTTCGTCGGCCACGTAGAGCATCTCGCGCGGGATCGACTGCTCCTCGACCGTGTAGCCGAGTTCGCGGGCCAGCGTGATCACGCAGTCGCGGGTGATGCCGGGGAGGACGGAGTCGGAGAGCGGCGGGGTGATGATCCGGCCCTTCCAGACGATGAAGATGTTCTCGCCCGAACCTTCGCTGACGTGGCCGCTCGGCGTGAGGGCGATCCCCTCGTTGAAGCCGCGCTCCTTCGCTTCCATGTTGATCAGCTGGGAGTTCATGTAGTTCGCGGCCGCCTTCGCCATCGTCGGGAAGGTGTTCGGCGCGCTGCGGGTCCAGGTGGAGACGGTGACGTCCACGCCGGCCGCCAGCGCCTCGGGCCCGAGGTAGGCGCCCCACTTCCACACGGCGATCGCCGTGTCGATCGGGCACTTGGTCGGGTTGACGCCGAGCTGCGCGTAGCCGCGGTAGACGATCGGCCGCAGGTAGCATTCGTCCAGTTCGTTGGCGCGGACCGTCTCCGCCGCGGCGCGGCAGAGATCGTCCACCGAGTAGCTCGGGACCATGCGGTAGATCTTGGCCGAGTCGATCAGACGCTGCATGTGATCGCGCAGGCGGAAGGCCATCGGACCCTTCGCGGTGCCGTAGACCCGCGCGCCCTCGAAGACCGCGGAGCCGTAGTGCACGACATGGGAGCAGACGTGGATCTTCGCCTCGTCCCACGGGATCAAGCGGCCGTTCATCCAGATTTTCGACGCGCCTTCAAACGCCATCGCCAGCCTCCGGGGGTCGCCCCCGCGCGACGCCGCGCGCGGTGGACATGGTCAAGAGGAAACAACATTGGGGGAACGTGGCGATGCTAGCCTCCCCCTCCGTCCCCGTCAATCGGTGGAATCGTGTAGGCGGGGATCGCGTCACCTTTCCGCGCCGCGCCGCATCTCCAAGTTCCGGGCGACGGAAACCGACACGCCGGCCGCCCGGCCGAGGAGACCGAAGATGAGCGTTCCCGCCAGCGAGAATTCCCCGATCCTGCACGTCGACGACGACACCTTCGAACGCGACGTCCTGGGCGCGCGCGGCGCCCTGGTCCTCGACTTCTGGGCCCCCTGGTGCGCCCCCTGCCGCCGGCTCGGCGCCGCGCTGGAGCGGCTGGCGCCCGAGTTCGCGGGGCGGGTCCGGGTGGCCAAGATCGACGTCGACCGGAACCCGCGGACCGCGGCGCGGTTCGGCGTGCAGTCGATCCCGACGATGGTCTTCTTCGCCGACGGCCGGCCGATCGGCGGCGCGACCGGGGCCCTGCCCGAATCGGCCCTGCGCGACCTCTTCTCCCGCCACGCCGAGGGAAAGCTCGCCGTCGAGGAAGACGGGACTCCGGCTGAGGGATAGTGGTGAGCCGTGTTGGACTCGAACCAACGACCGGCGGATTAAAAGTCCGCTGCTCTACCGACTGAGCTAACGGCCCACCTGGAGGGCGCCGCGCGGCCGCGGCGGGACGCGACGGCGGTCAACAGTATGCCGCAGATCGGCGCGCCCCTCACGGCCGCGGGCCAAACGAAAGCGGCGGGGCTTTCGGCCCCGCCGCCGTCGCGCGGTTCGCCGGAATCGGACCTCAGTGGGTCGCGGTTTCGGGCTGCGCGGGCACCTTGATCCGGTCCCCGCCGTCCGCCGCCATCCGGCGGCGCCAGCTCTCGGGATAGTCGGGGTGCGTGACGTTGCCCTGCGCGTCCCGCACGTTGCCGTCGAGGTACTTGACCATCAGCTGCTCGAACAGCGTCCGCCAGCGGGCGACGACCTTCTCCCCCTGCCGCACCGAGTAGTCGGTGAGGTAGTCGCGGGCGAGATCCGGCGACTGCTTGTAGAGCGCGGCCGCGGCGGCGTCCACGTCCGGCTGCCGCAGCATGAACTCCCCTTCCAGCTCGTCCCGCACGCGGTGGACGTCCACGATCATCTCGCTGTAGCGGGAGTAGGCGAAGTTCGCCACGGCGTTGAAGACCCAGAAGGCGGAGTCCCAGCTGAAGTGCTTGAAGTCGGCCGTGCCGACGGCGTACGGCTTGGGAACGCGCCGGATGCCGCAGTAGATCGGCACGTAGACGTTGCTCCCGGTGTCGTCCACGCTGAACCAGAGCACGCCGCCGACCGGATCGGGCAGCGCGGCGCGCGACTGGCCGACCAGCGCGAAGCCGGTCTGCTGGGTCGAGATCGCCCGCTCGTTGAGGTACTCGACGCCGTCCACCTTCCAGGTCATCGGGCGCCAGCGGTACGGCAGCGAGTACGGCCCCGCGCCGACGCCGACCGTCAGGTCGAAGTCCGTCCCCTCGAAGTGGTCGCGCATCAGCGCCATCACGTCGGCGAGGGACAGCTTCTTGTCCGGCTTCACCCACAGCGGCAGCGGCTCGGCGTTCGGGTTGCCGCGGACGTAGTCGATCGACATCTTGACCGACGGCGCGGCGCGGCGGAAGACGCTCCAGACGCGGGCCTCGCAGGCGCGGAGCTCTTCGAACCCCGGCTTGGCGTAGGCGTCGACGAAGCTGAACTCCTCGTCCTTCCCGTTGAACCAGCCCTTCGCGCGCGCGAACGTGATCACGTCCTTGGCGTAGAGCGTGTCGGGATCGCGGAGCGGGAAGCGGCGGATGCGGGCCTGGTTGGCGTGGGCCGAGATGTAGCCGTCGGGGATCCGCCGGGCGACCCACAGCGCGCCCTTGACGTCCGGCCCCTTGCCGACCATCTCCATGATCCACGCTTCGTTCGGGTCGGTGAGGGAGAACGACTCCCCTTCGCTCGCGTAGCCGTACTCCTCGGCCAGCGAGGTCATCACCTGGATCGCCTCGCGCGCCGTCCGCGAACGCTGGAGCCCGATGTAGATCAGGCTGCCGTAGTCGACGCCGATCTTCCCCTCGACCTCCTTGCGGCCGCCGAAGGTCGTCTCCGAGATCATGACCTGACGCTCGTTCATGTTGCCGACGACGGCGTAGGTGACCGGCGCCTCGGGGATCTCGCCGAGCCGCTTGCCGGTGTCCCACTCGATGACCTCGCGCATGGTTCCGGGCGCGTGGACCCCCGGCGGGTAGTAGTAGAGCTCGCCGTACAGCTCGTGCGAGTCCGCGTTGTAGGTGTTGAACGTCGAGCCGTCGGCGCTCGCGCCTTTGGTCACCATCACGCTGGTGCAGGCGCGCGCGGCGTCGGCCGACAGGACCGCGAGCGCGAGGCCCGCGATGACGGCGGCGACAGTGTGGATGCGCATGGGGCCAAGAATAGCGTCACTTCGCGCCGCAGGCCCGCGGCCGCCCGGCCGGCCCCGCCGCGCGGGCGGGACCCCGCCGCGCGAGCCCTTCGGCGGCGGCCGATCGAGGCCGGGCCGCCGGCGCGGGCTAGGCGTTCAGCAGCGCCCGCGCCCGGTTGGCCTGCGTCGCCGGAACGAGGAGTTCCCACGACTCGTGCGCCAGGCGATGGGAGTACCGCTCCCCCGCCGGGACGACCTCGGCGGGGACTTCGGCGGCGGCCAGCTTCGCCGCGGCGGCTTCCGCCGCGGCCCGGTCGTCGAACACGGCGGCCGGACAGGTCGATTCGCGGATCGTCATTTGCTCCAACGCTCCAGGACGCTGCCCGCCGGGATCACCGTCGCCGAGCGGTCCGCGCCGACCGACAGCAGCCCGACCGGGCATTCCGACAGTTCCTCGAGCCGCGCGAGATAGGCCCGCGCGTTGCGCGGCAGGTCGGCCAGCGAGCGCACGCCGTCGAGCGATTCACTCCAGCCCGGCAGTTCCTCGTAGACCGGCCGCACGCGGTCGTAGGCGCGCACCGTCGGCGGCACGGAGGTCGTGCGCCCGCCGTCGATCTCGTACGCCGTGGCGATCTTCACCGTCGGCAGGCCCGTGAGAACGTCGAACTTGGTCAGCGTGATCGCGTCGAGGCCGTTGACCCGGACCGCGTAGCGCATCGCCACGGCGTCGAACCAGCCGCAGCGGCGCGGCCGTCCGGTCGTCGTGCCGTACTCGCGCCCCGCCTCGCGCAGTTGGTCGCCGGTCGCGCCCTTGTCCTCGGTCGGGAACGGTCCGGCGCCGACGCGCGTCGCGTACGCCTTGGCCACGCCGACGACCGTTTCCACGGCGCGCGGCGGCACGCCGAGGCTGGCCGGAATCCCGCCGGCGGTCGTGCTCGACGAGGTGACGAAGGGGTAGGTGCCGTGGTCGATGTCGAGCATCGTCCCCTGCGCCCCTTCGAAGAGGATCGAGCGGCGATCGGCGATCGCCTGGTGCAGCTCTTCCGTGACGTCGCCGACGAGCGGGCCGAGCTCGGCCCACCAGCGTTCGGCGAGGCGCGCGCTTTCGCGCGGATCGGGGGCCGCGGCGCCGAGCGCCTGCAGCTGCTGGGCGAGGCCGGCGCCGAGCGCCTGCTCGACCCGCGCGGCGACGTCGTCCGGGGTCTCGAGGTCCGCCAGCCGCACGCCCCAGCGCTGCGACTTCGCGCTGTACGCCGGGCCGATGCCGCGCTTCGTCGTGCCGATCGCCGCCCCGGCGAGGCGCCCTTCGAGCGCGGCGTCGAGATCGCGGTGGAACGGCATGATCACGTGGGCGCGGGCCGACAGCAGCAGCCGGCTCTCGACCGGCACGCCCTCGTCGCGCAGCTTCGCCAGTTCGCCCAGCAGGGCGTCCGGATCGACGAGCGTTCCCGCGCCGACGAGGTTCCGCACGCCGTCGCGGAAGATCCCCGACGGAATGTGGTGGAGCGCGTGGCTCTTGCCGCCGAAGACGACGGTGTGTCCGGCGTTCGGTCCGCCCTGGTAGCGCGCGACGACCGAGAAGTGCGGCGCGAGCAGGTCGACGACCTTGCCCTTCCCTTCGTCGCCCCACTGGGCGCCGATGACTGCGAGGTTCGGCATAACGTAGGCCCCAAGCAGGAAAAGAGCCGGAAGGCGCGGCGCGCCAACCGGCGGAATGCATTGAATCGGCGGCGCAGTATACATCGGTCCGCCCGCTCCGCCCGCGGCCGAGGCCGCGGCGGCCGGCCGCGCCGCGCCCATCAGTGGCGACACATTGCCGCCCGAGGCCGGCCTGCTGCATTAATCCCCGCCGGCTAACTATCTCGTCTGCCAGGATTGACTTGACTTCCCGTTCTGGGCTAACTTGTATGTGTTTCGACCGAATTGAACGGGAAGGGGGCAAGGGTCAATGACGTTCGCGGAGATCATTCACTACCATCGCGACCGCTTGGGGCTGAACAAGAAGCAGCTCGCGGAGAAGGTCGGCGTCACCCAGCCGTACATCGTGCAGATCGAGAACGACGGCAAGATCCCCGGCGACGGCGTCGTGCTGCGGCTCGCCGACGCGCTCGGGCTCGATCGGCGGGAGCTGCTCTTCGCGGCCTACCGGGCGCGGGCGACGGACGACACGCGGCACTACTTCCGGTCGATCTTCGACGACCTGACCCCGACCGACGAGTTCAACCAGCCGTTCATCGAGACCCGCAAGGACCACTTCGAGTCGCCCGACTTCAGCCTGCAGCACATCGGCACCGCCCCCGAGGGGACGTACCAGGTCGCC
It includes:
- a CDS encoding RecX family transcriptional regulator, with protein sequence MDPKTDPREAALAALDRRALTRRELAGKLRLKGFDADAVAATLDRLEAVGLVDDRALAYNLARRFAEDGRRGAARVSADLARRGVPRELAAEAVAAAFTPEASRDAVDRATARLVRGGAPQDRREREKLYRRLRRAGFSSAEALAALERAGAPADELPPPGEDEDDAFERRETDLP
- a CDS encoding type IV pilus twitching motility protein PilT produces the protein MHINDLLKSAVEKGASDLHLKVGAYPVIRVDGRLLAMTEHARLMQEDTVALAFSIMNARQKQRFKENFEIDMAYSVPGLGRFRVNCFQQRGAVGLVARVIPVKILTVRELMLPPVIETIASESRGLILVTGSTGSGKSTTLAAMIDYINSVRSEHIMTIEDPIEFLHRDKKSLVNQREVDVDTKSFADALRSALRQDPDVVLVGEMRDFETIETALLAAETGHLVLSTLHTLDATETINRIISVFPPHQQKQIRIQLGAVLKASISMRLVARADGQGRVPAVEVMRSTPYIQECVENKDKTKLIRDAIAQGTSQYGMQTFDQSLYGLWSAGLITREEAMAKATNRDELRLRMEGIESTAQAARGEMEESLAGAAAAAVLAQDPNAPIKIVAPTRPGSGGFGDLDFPPPPPKR
- a CDS encoding branched-chain amino acid transaminase codes for the protein MAFEGASKIWMNGRLIPWDEAKIHVCSHVVHYGSAVFEGARVYGTAKGPMAFRLRDHMQRLIDSAKIYRMVPSYSVDDLCRAAAETVRANELDECYLRPIVYRGYAQLGVNPTKCPIDTAIAVWKWGAYLGPEALAAGVDVTVSTWTRSAPNTFPTMAKAAANYMNSQLINMEAKERGFNEGIALTPSGHVSEGSGENIFIVWKGRIITPPLSDSVLPGITRDCVITLARELGYTVEEQSIPREMLYVADEVFFTGSAAEVTPIRSVDHVQVGIGRRGPVTEKIQTAFFAAVKGESPKHNDWLTPVRG
- a CDS encoding thioredoxin fold domain-containing protein; this encodes MSVPASENSPILHVDDDTFERDVLGARGALVLDFWAPWCAPCRRLGAALERLAPEFAGRVRVAKIDVDRNPRTAARFGVQSIPTMVFFADGRPIGGATGALPESALRDLFSRHAEGKLAVEEDGTPAEG
- a CDS encoding C69 family dipeptidase; translated protein: MRIHTVAAVIAGLALAVLSADAARACTSVMVTKGASADGSTFNTYNADSHELYGELYYYPPGVHAPGTMREVIEWDTGKRLGEIPEAPVTYAVVGNMNERQVMISETTFGGRKEVEGKIGVDYGSLIYIGLQRSRTAREAIQVMTSLAEEYGYASEGESFSLTDPNEAWIMEMVGKGPDVKGALWVARRIPDGYISAHANQARIRRFPLRDPDTLYAKDVITFARAKGWFNGKDEEFSFVDAYAKPGFEELRACEARVWSVFRRAAPSVKMSIDYVRGNPNAEPLPLWVKPDKKLSLADVMALMRDHFEGTDFDLTVGVGAGPYSLPYRWRPMTWKVDGVEYLNERAISTQQTGFALVGQSRAALPDPVGGVLWFSVDDTGSNVYVPIYCGIRRVPKPYAVGTADFKHFSWDSAFWVFNAVANFAYSRYSEMIVDVHRVRDELEGEFMLRQPDVDAAAAALYKQSPDLARDYLTDYSVRQGEKVVARWRTLFEQLMVKYLDGNVRDAQGNVTHPDYPESWRRRMAADGGDRIKVPAQPETATH
- a CDS encoding adenylosuccinate synthase — its product is MPNLAVIGAQWGDEGKGKVVDLLAPHFSVVARYQGGPNAGHTVVFGGKSHALHHIPSGIFRDGVRNLVGAGTLVDPDALLGELAKLRDEGVPVESRLLLSARAHVIMPFHRDLDAALEGRLAGAAIGTTKRGIGPAYSAKSQRWGVRLADLETPDDVAARVEQALGAGLAQQLQALGAAAPDPRESARLAERWWAELGPLVGDVTEELHQAIADRRSILFEGAQGTMLDIDHGTYPFVTSSSTTAGGIPASLGVPPRAVETVVGVAKAYATRVGAGPFPTEDKGATGDQLREAGREYGTTTGRPRRCGWFDAVAMRYAVRVNGLDAITLTKFDVLTGLPTVKIATAYEIDGGRTTSVPPTVRAYDRVRPVYEELPGWSESLDGVRSLADLPRNARAYLARLEELSECPVGLLSVGADRSATVIPAGSVLERWSK
- a CDS encoding helix-turn-helix domain-containing protein, whose protein sequence is MTFAEIIHYHRDRLGLNKKQLAEKVGVTQPYIVQIENDGKIPGDGVVLRLADALGLDRRELLFAAYRARATDDTRHYFRSIFDDLTPTDEFNQPFIETRKDHFESPDFSLQHIGTAPEGTYQVAVLKAKAERAEFSSHAHSVAQIFVVVAGEFELEAGDQKHHLKLGGQISAEVPPNTPHLIRALSPGQMITISLGEVVRISGAAPSAVGAHE